In a genomic window of Cyprinus carpio isolate SPL01 chromosome A10, ASM1834038v1, whole genome shotgun sequence:
- the LOC109084173 gene encoding proline and serine-rich protein 1-like isoform X1 gives MDKKSFDIVLDEIRKCVLTDQRIKAIEQVHGYFSSEQVIDILKYFSWAEPQIKAVKALQHKMVAIPTTKVANILNCFTFSKDRIIVLELIALNISDAQNFRPVDDAFRTHLAEKRCARRILEQVCKVGCKAPVAMISSCGMIPGNPYPKGKPSQVTGTFPRIPAKKDGDDATLDGKGIAARILGPSKPSPSTYNPHRPVPYPIPPCRPHATIAPSAYNNAGLVSVGGVITASVPPPPYRATPNLAGYSRPAGQQNPTSNISGTPAISPHNSTASTPATSQPQPTTPITPVFPGMVPSQNPVTPSPTPAPSPSVIKGPPVPAGSPQIASNSSGHTTPVPSPFAGMPPSGRNTPSVIKSHTPSGTPCGTPGPSTSIPPSPFHSAPRSETPTGGLASTPRATDDPLTKKGYPPSSDSQSALLLPGTPSTQSHSVIRSYTPSGMSSLNPGRSTPSMQGVGGLPVASSPSPKPSPGLTSQTAMSSPAGALFIDQHASSMARQGGGSGSNSPVPSAFRGPSRSSTPSLSSLVMPNSAVLSRPLGMAHGAASPQSSLPSTAGVSALHSLSSALGSQSGSSPAPHFPAMSPFPGAQSSISTPSTPTPPVSSVYSGLAHSSAPSPSPFGLGLTTAPSVFPGLPSGPNPAFPGFGGSGHTAAGSPVLSSLMGLPGASSSVATVAPLQAAAGLCSSSPVLPGFASAFSSNFNPTLVGQAGLTGSLQAPGGAAFPGLLSFPPGMPSFSTTASPAALSGLHNSAMQSALLQAHSASALDSYPPQPNGFTNYPAATGSSFPLQPGLHPQLGWQ, from the exons ATGGACAAGAAATCATTTGATATCGTCTTGGACGAAATTAGAAAG tGTGTTTTGACAGATCAACGTATCAAAGCTATAGAGCAGGTTCATGGGTATTTCTCCAGTGAACAG GtgattgacattttaaaatacttctcCTGGGCAGAGCCACAGATAAAGGCAGTCAAAGCCTTGCAACAT AAAATGGTTGCAATTCCAACAACAAAGGTTGCAAACATCCTTAATTGTTTCACATTCTCAAAGGACAGAATTATTGTACTGGAACTTATAGCTCT AAATATTTCTGATGCCCAAAATTTCCGTCCTGTGGATGATGCATTCCGTACTCACCTCGCTGAGAAGCGGTGTGCAAGAAGAATCCTAGAGCAG GTGTGTAAGGTGGGATGTAAAGCTCCAGTGGCTATGATTTCATCCTGTGGGATGATCCCAGGCAACCCTTACCCCAAAGGCAAACCCAGCCAGGTCACTGGAACATTCCCT agaattccTGCCAAAAAGGATGGAGACGATGCAACCCTGGATGGAAAGGGTATTGCTGCACGCATCCTTGGACCAAGCAAACCA TCACCATCAACGTACAATCCGCACAGACCTGTGCCGTACCCTATCCCACCTTGTAGGCCACATGCAACCATCGCTCCAA GTGCGTACAACAATGCAGGTCTGGTGTCAGTGGGTGGGGTCATCACTGCCAGTGTGCCACCCCCACCCTACCGAGCCACTCCCAATTTGGCAG GTTACAGCCGACCTGCCGGGCAGCAAAATCCAACCTCCAACATCTCTGGCACACCTGCTATTTCTCCTCATAATTCCACCGCATCCACTCCTGCCACCTCCCAGCCTCAGCCTACCACACCAATCACTCCAGTTTTTCCTGGCATGGTCCCATCCCAGAACCCTGTTACCCCCTCCCCTACTCCTGCCCCCTCGCCCTCAGTTATCAAAGGGCCTCCTGTCCCAGCTGGCTCTCCCCAAATTGCTTCAAACTCCAGTGGCCACACCACGCCAGTTCCTTCTCCATTCGCTGGCATGCCCCCTTCTGGTCGAAACACCCCTTCAGTCATCAAAAGTCATACCCCATCTGGAACACCCTGTGGAACACCTGGGCCAAGTACAAGCATCCCTCCTTCTCCCTTCCACAGTGCTCCCCGCTCAGAAACACCTACTGGTGGACTGGCATCTACTCCCAGGGCAACTGATGATCCCTTGACAAAGAAGGGGTACCCACCCTCCTCAGATTCCCAGTCAGCACTTTTGCTCCCTGGCACTCCCTCTACCCAGTCACATTCAGTTATCCGTAGTTACACACCCTCAGGGATGTCCTCCCTCAATCCTGGACGCTCTACTCCCAGCATGCAAGGTGTTGGTGGATTACCAGTGGCGTCTAGTCCTAGTCCTAAACCCTCTCCTGGACTGACCTCTCAGACAGCCATGAGTAGCCCTGCTGGAGCTTTGTTTATTGACCAACATGCTAGCTCCATGGCCCGGCAAGGTGGAGGTAGTGGAAGCAACAGTCCTGTCCCTTCTGCTTTCAGAGGTCCCTCCCGCTCTAGCACTCCTTCTCTTAGCTCTCTAGTAATGCCAAACTCTGCTGTTCTTTCCCGACCCCTTGGCATGGCCCATGGTGCTGCCTCGCCACAGTCTTCTTTACCCAGCACTGCTGGTGTATCTGCACTACACAGTCTTTCATCTGCTCTGGGCTCTCAGTCTGGAAGCAGCCCTGCTCCACATTTTCCAGCAATGTCTCCTTTCCCTGGAGCCCAGTCCTCCATTTCCACCCCATCCACTCCTACTCCTCCAGTCTCATCCGTATATTCTGGCCTGGCTCACTCTAGTGCTCCCTCGCCCTCCCCATTTGGCCTGGGATTGACCACAGCTCCCTCCGTGTTCCCGGGTCTTCCTTCCGGCCCAAACCCTGCCTTCCCAGGTTTTGGAGGCTCAGGGCACACTGCAGCTGGTAGTCCGGTGCTGTCCTCCTTAATGGGGCTTCCAGGAGCCTCTTCCTCAGTAGCCACTGTTGCACCTCTCCAGGCCGCAGCAGGCCTCTGTTCCTCTTCTCCTGTGCTTCCTGGATTCGCCTCTGCATTCAGCTCTAACTTCAACCCCACCCTTGTTGGCCAGGCTgg GCTAACTGGTAGTCTCCAGGCCCCTGGAGGTGCAGCTTTTCCAGGGTTGCTGTCTTTCCCCCCAGGGATGCCCAGCTTCTCCACGACAGCATCTCCTGCTgccctctctggtcttcacaacTCCGCCATGCAATCTGCTCTTTTGCAG gCTCACTCTGCATCAGCGCTTGACAGTTACCCTCCCCAGCCAAATGGATTCACTAACTACCCTGCAGCCACAGGCTCGAGCTTCCCTTTGCAGCCAGGCCTGCATCCACAACTGGGCTGGCAGTAA
- the slc46a3 gene encoding solute carrier family 46 member 3, giving the protein MGRVLLIEPAVGLYAFAMFMIYPLLQQYVYRRLWFELSGTTYPAESLSHCSNNHSYVTIHQAVQKETSIFLLKSELCFLIPSLISALFLVSYSDYCGRKVAIVPPLVGDTLFALCYVLVSRFSFSLTYLLAASFLSGLMGGPTTLIGGCFAYVADLCGEDLEGQKTVRMARLDMILGVLSGLASLCTGFYIKVAGFTWPFLTAVFLHLINLFYVLVVLKESLVLSNPSLSSSSHSASEAPRLSQSQALTVRLQGVYLLFAASKRRRNIVLLLMLAAFAFFRVALQGGMSIFILYELNTPLCWSEVFVGYGSGLSTAIYLVSFAGVALLSRYLPDAYIILLGLTSVAAGLIMAAFAKTTLLMFLVRLPLLLSIMPTPVLRSMMSKIVSGSEQGAMFACVAFVEMLSVGVSFTMFSSIYAATLSWFSGFSFLLAAGLTLIPAVLICVILCLRLDVYEESIILTEEMMENHTEILELPP; this is encoded by the exons ATGGGCCGTGTGCTTCTGATAGAGCCGGCAGTTGGCCTGTATGCGTTTGCCATGTTTATGATCTACCCGCTGCTGCAGCAGTATGTGTACCGTAGGCTGTGGTTTGAGCTGAGTGGCACGACCTACCCTGCTGAGAGTCTGTCTCACTGCTCAAACAACCACAGCTATGTCACCATTCACCAG GCAGTGCAGAAGGAGACGTCAATTTTCCTCCTCAAGAGTGAACTGTGCTTCCTCATTCCCAGTCTTATTTCTGCATTGTTCCTGGTCTCATACAGTGACTACTGCGGGCGTAAAGTTGCCATCGTTCCTCCTCTGGTGGGCGACACTCTGTTCGCCCTCTGCTATGTTTTGGTCAGTAGATTCTCCTTCAGTCTCACTTACCTGTTAGCTGCCTCCTTCCTATCGGGCCTGATGGGCGGCCCCACCACTCTGATCGGCGGATGTTTCGCCTATGTGGCCGACCTCTGCGGAGAAGATCTGGAAGGACAGAAGACTGTCCGGATGGCTCGGCTGGACATGATTTTAGGGGTTTTGTCTGGCTTAGCTTCTCTGTGCACTGGATTCTATATCAAAGTGGCTGGCTTCACATGGCCCTTCCTCACCGCGGTCTTTCTGCATCTGATAAACCTCTTCTATGTGCTGGTGGTCTTGAAGGAGTCCCTGGTTCTTTCAAATCCCAGTCTGTCTTCGTCCAGTCACTCAGCTTCTGAAGCCCCTCGACTGAGCCAGTCTCAAGCTCTTACTGTCCGTCTGCAGGGCGTCTACCTGCTCTTTGCGGCCTCGAAACGGAGAAGGAACATTGTGCTGTTGCTCATGCTGGCTGCTTTTGCCTTTTTCAGG GTAGCCCTGCAGGGTGGCATGTCCATCTTCATCTTGTATGAGCTGAACACTCCTCTGTGTTGGAGTGAGGTGTTTGTGGGTTATGGCTCGGGTCTGTCCACTGCCATCTATCTGGTGAGTTTCGCCGGTGTGGCACTGCTGTCCCGCTATCTGCCTGACGCCTACATCATCTTACTTGGGCTGACGTCTGTGGCAGCTGGCCTCATCATGGCAGCGTTTGCGAAGACTACCCTGCTCATGTTCCTGG TGAGGTTGCCTTTGCTGCTGTCCATCATGCCAACTCCTGTCTTACGATCCATGATGTCCAAAATAGTGTCTGGATCTGAGCAAG gtGCCATGTTTGCGTGTGTGGCCTTTGTGGAGATGCTGAGTGTTGGTGTCTCATTTACAATGTTCAGCAGCATCTATGCAGCTACACTCTCCTGGTTCTCCGGGTTTAGTTTCCTGCTGGCTGCAGGCCTTACTCTCATACCAGCCGTCCTGATCTG TGTTATTCTTTGTCTCCGTCTGGATGTGTATGAGGAATCCATCATACTGACAGAAGAGATGATGGAAAACCACACAGAAATCTTAGAACTACCACCATAA
- the LOC109084173 gene encoding proline and serine-rich protein 1-like isoform X2, which translates to MDKKSFDIVLDEIRKCVLTDQRIKAIEQVHGYFSSEQVIDILKYFSWAEPQIKAVKALQHKMVAIPTTKVANILNCFTFSKDRIIVLELIALNISDAQNFRPVDDAFRTHLAEKRCARRILEQVCKVGCKAPVAMISSCGMIPGNPYPKGKPSQVTGTFPRIPAKKDGDDATLDGKGIAARILGPSKPSPSTYNPHRPVPYPIPPCRPHATIAPSYSRPAGQQNPTSNISGTPAISPHNSTASTPATSQPQPTTPITPVFPGMVPSQNPVTPSPTPAPSPSVIKGPPVPAGSPQIASNSSGHTTPVPSPFAGMPPSGRNTPSVIKSHTPSGTPCGTPGPSTSIPPSPFHSAPRSETPTGGLASTPRATDDPLTKKGYPPSSDSQSALLLPGTPSTQSHSVIRSYTPSGMSSLNPGRSTPSMQGVGGLPVASSPSPKPSPGLTSQTAMSSPAGALFIDQHASSMARQGGGSGSNSPVPSAFRGPSRSSTPSLSSLVMPNSAVLSRPLGMAHGAASPQSSLPSTAGVSALHSLSSALGSQSGSSPAPHFPAMSPFPGAQSSISTPSTPTPPVSSVYSGLAHSSAPSPSPFGLGLTTAPSVFPGLPSGPNPAFPGFGGSGHTAAGSPVLSSLMGLPGASSSVATVAPLQAAAGLCSSSPVLPGFASAFSSNFNPTLVGQAGLTGSLQAPGGAAFPGLLSFPPGMPSFSTTASPAALSGLHNSAMQSALLQAHSASALDSYPPQPNGFTNYPAATGSSFPLQPGLHPQLGWQ; encoded by the exons ATGGACAAGAAATCATTTGATATCGTCTTGGACGAAATTAGAAAG tGTGTTTTGACAGATCAACGTATCAAAGCTATAGAGCAGGTTCATGGGTATTTCTCCAGTGAACAG GtgattgacattttaaaatacttctcCTGGGCAGAGCCACAGATAAAGGCAGTCAAAGCCTTGCAACAT AAAATGGTTGCAATTCCAACAACAAAGGTTGCAAACATCCTTAATTGTTTCACATTCTCAAAGGACAGAATTATTGTACTGGAACTTATAGCTCT AAATATTTCTGATGCCCAAAATTTCCGTCCTGTGGATGATGCATTCCGTACTCACCTCGCTGAGAAGCGGTGTGCAAGAAGAATCCTAGAGCAG GTGTGTAAGGTGGGATGTAAAGCTCCAGTGGCTATGATTTCATCCTGTGGGATGATCCCAGGCAACCCTTACCCCAAAGGCAAACCCAGCCAGGTCACTGGAACATTCCCT agaattccTGCCAAAAAGGATGGAGACGATGCAACCCTGGATGGAAAGGGTATTGCTGCACGCATCCTTGGACCAAGCAAACCA TCACCATCAACGTACAATCCGCACAGACCTGTGCCGTACCCTATCCCACCTTGTAGGCCACATGCAACCATCGCTCCAA GTTACAGCCGACCTGCCGGGCAGCAAAATCCAACCTCCAACATCTCTGGCACACCTGCTATTTCTCCTCATAATTCCACCGCATCCACTCCTGCCACCTCCCAGCCTCAGCCTACCACACCAATCACTCCAGTTTTTCCTGGCATGGTCCCATCCCAGAACCCTGTTACCCCCTCCCCTACTCCTGCCCCCTCGCCCTCAGTTATCAAAGGGCCTCCTGTCCCAGCTGGCTCTCCCCAAATTGCTTCAAACTCCAGTGGCCACACCACGCCAGTTCCTTCTCCATTCGCTGGCATGCCCCCTTCTGGTCGAAACACCCCTTCAGTCATCAAAAGTCATACCCCATCTGGAACACCCTGTGGAACACCTGGGCCAAGTACAAGCATCCCTCCTTCTCCCTTCCACAGTGCTCCCCGCTCAGAAACACCTACTGGTGGACTGGCATCTACTCCCAGGGCAACTGATGATCCCTTGACAAAGAAGGGGTACCCACCCTCCTCAGATTCCCAGTCAGCACTTTTGCTCCCTGGCACTCCCTCTACCCAGTCACATTCAGTTATCCGTAGTTACACACCCTCAGGGATGTCCTCCCTCAATCCTGGACGCTCTACTCCCAGCATGCAAGGTGTTGGTGGATTACCAGTGGCGTCTAGTCCTAGTCCTAAACCCTCTCCTGGACTGACCTCTCAGACAGCCATGAGTAGCCCTGCTGGAGCTTTGTTTATTGACCAACATGCTAGCTCCATGGCCCGGCAAGGTGGAGGTAGTGGAAGCAACAGTCCTGTCCCTTCTGCTTTCAGAGGTCCCTCCCGCTCTAGCACTCCTTCTCTTAGCTCTCTAGTAATGCCAAACTCTGCTGTTCTTTCCCGACCCCTTGGCATGGCCCATGGTGCTGCCTCGCCACAGTCTTCTTTACCCAGCACTGCTGGTGTATCTGCACTACACAGTCTTTCATCTGCTCTGGGCTCTCAGTCTGGAAGCAGCCCTGCTCCACATTTTCCAGCAATGTCTCCTTTCCCTGGAGCCCAGTCCTCCATTTCCACCCCATCCACTCCTACTCCTCCAGTCTCATCCGTATATTCTGGCCTGGCTCACTCTAGTGCTCCCTCGCCCTCCCCATTTGGCCTGGGATTGACCACAGCTCCCTCCGTGTTCCCGGGTCTTCCTTCCGGCCCAAACCCTGCCTTCCCAGGTTTTGGAGGCTCAGGGCACACTGCAGCTGGTAGTCCGGTGCTGTCCTCCTTAATGGGGCTTCCAGGAGCCTCTTCCTCAGTAGCCACTGTTGCACCTCTCCAGGCCGCAGCAGGCCTCTGTTCCTCTTCTCCTGTGCTTCCTGGATTCGCCTCTGCATTCAGCTCTAACTTCAACCCCACCCTTGTTGGCCAGGCTgg GCTAACTGGTAGTCTCCAGGCCCCTGGAGGTGCAGCTTTTCCAGGGTTGCTGTCTTTCCCCCCAGGGATGCCCAGCTTCTCCACGACAGCATCTCCTGCTgccctctctggtcttcacaacTCCGCCATGCAATCTGCTCTTTTGCAG gCTCACTCTGCATCAGCGCTTGACAGTTACCCTCCCCAGCCAAATGGATTCACTAACTACCCTGCAGCCACAGGCTCGAGCTTCCCTTTGCAGCCAGGCCTGCATCCACAACTGGGCTGGCAGTAA
- the LOC109084171 gene encoding vacuolar protein-sorting-associated protein 36-like, whose protein sequence is MDRFVWTNGLLEMNETLVIQQRGVRLYDGDDKAKLDVGVVLLSTHRLLWRDQKNHECCICIPLSQVIFFEEQAAGIGKSAKIVIYLHPVPENKEPGPYQQSKYSFIKLSFKEHGQIEFYRRLTEEMTQKRWENTPVSQPIPTGTTPKAARTRAVGIVGIERKLEEKRKETDKNISEAFEDLSKLMEKAKEMVEVSKSIANKIKDKQGDITEDETIRFKSYLLSMGIANPVTRETHGSGTQYHIQLARQLGDILQAPLEERGGMMALTEVYCLVNRARGMELLSPEDLVNACKMFESLKLPLRLRVFDSGVMVVQLQSHSEEEMIASALDNVSDKGSLTAEEFAKLLGLSVLLSKERLLLAEKVGHLCRDDSVEGLRFYPNLF, encoded by the exons ATGGACAGGTTTGTTTGGACAAATGGGCTACTTGAGATGAACGAAACCTTAGTAATTCAGCAAAGAGGAGTGAGACTTTACGATGGGGACGACAAG GCTAAACTTGATGTGGGGGTTGTTCTTCTCAGTACCCATCGCCTTCTCTGGAGGGACCAGAAGAATCAT GAATGCTGTATATGCATACCCTTGTCACAGGTTATATTCTTTGAGGAACAAGCAGCAGGCATCGGAAAGAG TGCCAAGATTGTCATTTACCTGCATCCTGTCCCGGAAAATAAGGAGCCAGGCCCCTACCAGCAGAGCAAGTATTCCTTTATAAAGCTGTCCTTCAAAGAACATGGGCAGATTGAG TTTTACAGACGTCTAACTGAAGAGATGACTCAGAAACGATGGGAGAATACACCTGTCTCACAACCCATCCCCACAGGAACAACACCCA AGGCCGCAAGAACACGCGCAGTGGGGATTGTGGGTATTGAACGGAAGctggaagagaaaagaaaagagacggataaaaacatttctgag gcCTTTGAGGATCTCAGTAAACTGATGGAAAAG GCCAAAGAGATGGTGGAGGTCTCCAAATCCATTGCCAACAAAATCAAAGACAAACAGGGTGACATCACAGAAGATGAG ACTATCCGCTTCAAGTCTTATTTGCTGAGTATGGGTATAGCGAACCCAGTGACCAGAGAGACACACGGCTCAGGCACACAATACCACATCCAACTCGCCAGGCAGCTGGGAGACATACTGCAGGCCCCACTGGAG GAGCGTGGAGGAATGATGGCCCTCACTGAAGTGTACTGTTTGGTGAACAGAGCCCGTGGAATGGAG CTTCTCTCTCCGGAGGACTTAGTCAATGCCTGCAAGATGTTTGAATCACTGAAGCTTCCTCTACG GTTGCGAGTATTTGACAGCGGCGTTATGGTGGTTCAGCTCCAGTCCCACAGTGAAGAGGAAATGATTGCCTCAGCTCTAGATAAC GTGTCTGATAAAGGCTCCCTCACAGCCGAAGAGTTTGCCAAGTTGTTGGGACTGTCAGTTCTGCTTTCTAAAGAAAG ATTGTTATTAGCTGAAAAAGTGGGTCACTTGTGCCGAGACGATTCAGTAGAAGGTCTGCGCTTTTATCCCAACCTGTTCTGA
- the LOC109084176 gene encoding stomatin-like, with protein sequence MESDMERGAQSKQNLISENDGGLGCCGWILVIISAFFSILIFPISIFISIKIVKEYERAVIFRLGRITARKAKGPGIFFILPCTDSFVKVDLRTISFNIPPQEILTKDSVTISVDGVVYFRVNDPVASVANVTDADYSTRLLAQTTLRNVLGTKNLSEVLSDREGISQSMQMTLDEATESWGIKVERVEIKDVKLPQQLQRAMAAEAEAAREARAKVIAAEGEMNASRALKEASLVISESPSALQLRYLQTLSTIAAEKNSTVIFPLPMDIISHFMKK encoded by the exons ATGGAGTCTGATATGGAGCGAGGAGCCCAGAGCAAGCAGAATCTAATCA GTGAAAATGACGGGGGTCTGGGCTGCTGTGGGTGGATCCTTGTGATTATCTCTGCATTTTTCTCCATCTTGATATTTCCAATCAGCATTTTCATAAGCATTAAG ATTGTGAAAGAGTATGAGCGTGCTGTCATATTTAGACTGGGGCGGATAACAGCCCGAAAAGCCAAAGGACCAG GAATCTTCTTCATCCTCCCCTGCACGGACTCTTTTGTCAAAGTGGATCTTCGAACCATCTCATTTAACATCCCTCCCCAGGag aTCTTGACCAAAGACTCAGTGACAATTTCTGTGGATGGCGTTGTGTACTTCCGTGTAAATGACCCTGTTGCCTCAGTGGCAAATGTGACTGATGCAGATTACTCCACTCGCCTACTGGCCCAGACCACCTTGAGGAATGTCCTGGGCACCAAGAACCTGTCTGAGGTCCTTTCTGACCGAGAAGGCATCTCCCAAAGTATGCAG ATGACTCTAGATGAGGCCACAGAATCATGGGGAATTAAGGTGGAGCGGGTGGAGATTAAAGATGTTAAACTTCCTCAGCAACTGCAGAGAGCAATGGCAGCCGAGGCGGAGGCGGCCCGTGAGGCCAGAGCGAAG GTCATTGCAGCAGAAGGTGAGATGAATGCATCCAGGGCTCTGAAGGAGGCGTCTCTTGTGATCTCAGAGTCTCCATCCGCACTTCAGCTCAGATACCTCCAAACACTCAGCACCATCGCAGCTGAGAAGAACTCTACCGTCATCTTCCCTCTACCCATGGATATCATAAGCCACTTCATGAAGAAATGA